CACCTCTGCATCGAGAATACGCCGACTTCGATCAACAATCAGCCGTGCCGGCATGGGAAGCCGCCATAGTCCGTCTGCATTGGCTCGTTGAAGGTCCACTCCCAAAGCGGCGTAGACTTTTTGCAGACGAAGAGGTAACTCGAAAACCAAACCGAGAGATTCGGAGAGGGTAAGCCCGACATCACTGAACACCTCGTACTTAAGCCCTAATTTACGTTTTACTGCATGATTGATTGACGGCTTTTGGGGAGAAATTGCAATTAATCCAGCTCTCATCCTATTGATTTCGTCGAAAGAATCATTTAGAGCTTCCAGCTCCAAATTACAGTAAGGTCACCAAATTCACCTTCCAATTTAAA
The DNA window shown above is from Desulfatirhabdium butyrativorans DSM 18734 and carries:
- a CDS encoding redoxin domain-containing protein, whose translation is MELEALNDSFDEINRMRAGLIAISPQKPSINHAVKRKLGLKYEVFSDVGLTLSESLGLVFELPLRLQKVYAALGVDLQRANADGLWRLPMPARLIVDRSRRILDAEVNVDYLIRPEPSETIKKLELIIIRNR